A stretch of DNA from Nitrospirota bacterium:
CCGCGTCGGCGAGAGGGAGGCGTAACGGTACTAAACCAAGGACGGTAAAGATCGGCAGCGGCGATATAAGGATACGAATGCCGCAGGCAAGAGACGCAGGGGGTCCGTTTCATTCCCGGATACTGCCGCCCCGCGTCACGCAGATGGATGAAGTACAGGAAATCATTCCCTTGTTATACATGAACGGACTATCGACAAGAAAAGTAAAGAAAGCTGTGGGCAAACTCATAGGGAAAAAGGGGCTAAGCCACCAGAACGTTATGAGGATCAGCGGCAGGATCGTAGAGGAATTCAATGTTTGGAAGAAGAGAGACTTGTCGACGCTGAAACCTGTGTATCTCATACTTGACGGTATACGGCTGGGTATTAGAGCAGAGACGAGGGAGAAAGAAGCGGTGCTGGTAGCGTGGGCATTTCTGGAGGACGGCAGCCGGGAACTGGTGAGCGTATCTCTCGGCAACCGTGAATCATACAATGCATGGAAGGGATTTCTGGAGGATCTCATAAAGAGAGGAATGAGCGAGCCGATGCTCACAATCATTGACGGCTGTCCCGGACTCATCAAGGCAGTAGATGAAGTCTTTCCCGAATCTGATAAACAGCGCTGCACCAAGCACAGGACTGAAAACGTGCTGGACAAAGTGCTTGAACAAGATAAGGTTTCGGTGAAGGAGTCGGTGCGAAAGGTATTTTACGCCTCGACCTATGAGCACGCCAAAGAAGCCGTAGAAATGTTTAAAAAGAAGTGGAGCATGAAATATCCTTCAGCAGTGGAGTGTCTCACGGATGATATAGAGAACTGTTTGACATATTACAGGTATCCTTACGTGCACTGGAAACGCATACGGACGACAAATGTTGTGGAGCGGAGTTTCAAGGAGGTGAAGCGAAGGATAAGAACGGCAGGCAGGTTTTACAATGAAGAGCGGGCACTCACCATGGTGTATTGGCAGCTCAATGAACTTAACTGGAATGGAGTGAGCATGAGCAAAGAGGCAAAGGCAATCCTTGCGAAGATACGTGCATCAAGGCTTCAAAGGATTGCAGCGTAATCGGATTCATGAAATCCATTGAGAATAGTGCCCTGATGAGAATTTACAGAAAAGACTTGACAGTGCC
This window harbors:
- a CDS encoding IS256 family transposase, giving the protein MKKSLSKKAKKVIEENFEEFIVMPSLAELTRMGAKMMLQVAVEEEITAYLARDHYERTASARGRRNGTKPRTVKIGSGDIRIRMPQARDAGGPFHSRILPPRVTQMDEVQEIIPLLYMNGLSTRKVKKAVGKLIGKKGLSHQNVMRISGRIVEEFNVWKKRDLSTLKPVYLILDGIRLGIRAETREKEAVLVAWAFLEDGSRELVSVSLGNRESYNAWKGFLEDLIKRGMSEPMLTIIDGCPGLIKAVDEVFPESDKQRCTKHRTENVLDKVLEQDKVSVKESVRKVFYASTYEHAKEAVEMFKKKWSMKYPSAVECLTDDIENCLTYYRYPYVHWKRIRTTNVVERSFKEVKRRIRTAGRFYNEERALTMVYWQLNELNWNGVSMSKEAKAILAKIRASRLQRIAA